In one Oikeobacillus pervagus genomic region, the following are encoded:
- a CDS encoding DnaD domain-containing protein, with product MKKLLIDDKLMILLPQLAVKIGLNEAIFLQQLHYWLGKSKHQYVGKRWVYNTLGGWQKQFPFWSESTLKRMINSLQKKGFILIMKNRKTKWYTIDYEKIEELIQTDEKSMGQHEQIGGQMDPMSAQNEPILGSKRTDEQVIMNRLLTDSTTENTSENSTEIMKEQYLYETAITFFEQNGFGKRTSSTTKKITIWSEKLSEELVLHAMNMAANRGITNWNYVEAILRNWENQNIQSIEQLNHNTRSYPTRDSQRTSLRVEKLPQWFIEQTDQPKTQTTEPPDANFEIEKEKLQEMLRKRLEKQMVQTT from the coding sequence ATGAAAAAATTATTAATCGATGACAAACTGATGATCCTTTTACCACAATTGGCTGTGAAAATAGGATTAAATGAGGCGATTTTTCTTCAGCAGCTACATTATTGGTTAGGAAAAAGCAAACATCAATATGTAGGGAAAAGATGGGTTTATAACACATTAGGGGGCTGGCAAAAGCAATTCCCCTTTTGGTCTGAAAGCACATTAAAAAGAATGATTAATAGTCTGCAAAAAAAGGGATTCATCCTTATTATGAAAAATAGAAAAACAAAATGGTACACGATCGACTATGAAAAAATAGAGGAACTTATTCAAACAGACGAGAAGTCGATGGGTCAACATGAACAAATAGGGGGTCAAATGGATCCAATGTCGGCTCAAAATGAACCGATCCTTGGTTCAAAACGGACGGATGAACAGGTCATAATGAACCGCCTATTAACAGATAGTACAACAGAGAATACTTCAGAGAATTCGACAGAAATAATGAAGGAGCAATATTTATATGAAACAGCTATAACCTTTTTTGAACAAAACGGATTTGGAAAAAGAACATCGTCTACAACCAAAAAAATTACGATATGGAGTGAAAAATTATCTGAAGAGCTTGTTCTCCATGCAATGAACATGGCAGCAAATAGGGGAATTACAAACTGGAATTATGTCGAGGCCATATTAAGAAATTGGGAAAATCAGAATATCCAATCCATTGAGCAACTAAACCACAATACAAGATCTTATCCAACACGAGACTCTCAAAGAACATCACTACGAGTTGAAAAGCTTCCACAATGGTTTATAGAACAGACAGATCAACCCAAAACCCAAACAACAGAACCTCCCGATGCCAATTTTGAAATTGAAAAAGAAAAACTACAAGAAATGCTGAGAAAACGGCTAGAGAAACAAATGGTACAAACAACATAA